The following proteins are co-located in the Bacteroidota bacterium genome:
- a CDS encoding YebC/PmpR family DNA-binding transcriptional regulator: MSGHNKWSTIKRKKGALDAKRSKIFSRIIKDIRIAVKEGGPDPEGNPRLRLAISNAKGASMPKDNIIRAINAGKEKDGSDFVETTYEGYLPNGIAVYVECTTDNLQRTVSNIRAIFNKYGGNLGTNGSL; this comes from the coding sequence ATGTCAGGTCATAATAAATGGTCAACGATTAAAAGAAAGAAAGGAGCGTTGGATGCAAAGCGGTCCAAGATCTTCTCCAGGATCATCAAAGATATAAGGATAGCAGTCAAAGAAGGCGGGCCTGACCCGGAAGGCAATCCAAGGCTGCGATTGGCCATATCCAATGCCAAAGGGGCCAGCATGCCCAAGGACAACATCATACGCGCGATCAATGCCGGAAAGGAAAAAGACGGTTCAGATTTCGTGGAGACAACCTATGAAGGGTATCTTCCCAACGGTATTGCCGTATATGTTGAATGTACCACGGACAACCTGCAACGCACCGTAAGTAACATAAGAGCCATATTCAACAAATACGGAGGGAACCTGGGTACAAACGGGTCGCTTAG